DNA sequence from the Brienomyrus brachyistius isolate T26 chromosome 18, BBRACH_0.4, whole genome shotgun sequence genome:
AAGTGCCCATAAGAAGAGCACAGTGGTTCTTTTGATGGGTTGTGTTAATTTACCACATTTTCTTAGCAGAAACAGGCCAATGGCAGCAGTGATAAGCACAACCACAGGACTCACCATCATCACAGCGCCACCCTTGCCACGGTTCTTCACCAGGGTTAGAACCCTGACCTTACTGGCACCGTACCTCTTAGTGTATCCCAAGGCCACCTGGGTGGGGGAACCAAACCTCCATGAAGCGGAGCGTTCCACAGATAGGAAACTCCCAGACTAAAAGCGGGGGGTCCTATCCCTACGGGGAAAGGGCTTTGACCCGACAAGCTAGTGGATATGAACCTAATCTGGGAATCAAGAGTCTACTGGCTCAGGAGCTATAAAGTGACCAGGTATTAACCATGAAAAACTGGGATGTTTAATAAGGCACAAGATTTTAAGTTAAATGAAAAGCAACCAAAACAATCAAATATTAGGGATACAAACTCattcttaaaataaaaaaataattattgttgaaattaaatgattaaaaattacatatatacacacggaTTAAAATCGTTGATGTTTACCTCTGTAGTCTTATCTTTACTACCATCATCAACCACAATGACTTCATAGGTGAATGACGACTGCTGCTTCTGCAAGAAGGCAACGAAAAACCGCCATTGTGCTGAACAGCTCAAATATTTAACATTACTGCCACCTACTGGCATCTTATTACCATCAGCATAAAATTTGAGGTTGGAAGTGTTGACCATATCATAGGAAACTACATTCCCAGATTCATTTAAAACTCCAGAGAGTTCCCGGTCTTTTGAAATGACACCGACTAATGTCACCACCTTACAAAAACACACGTTAGACCCACTGCTTTAAAAATGTGCGTCTAAAGAGAACATTAATATAAGTTTAGTCTGCAGACCTGTCTGTTCTCCAGGTATTCCATAGCTTCTTCCATCATCACAGGTACTGATTGAGCAAAACAAAAGCATCAAGTTAATCGGCTTCACTCACCAAGTTCACTAAAGTTCCATGATACAGTAAACAATTTAGTCATTAGTTGACATAAATATACATATGAAATTGATCATTTTACAGAGTAGAATACAAAACAATGCCAATTTGCAAGTTTAGTACTTGCATTagtactttttttaaaaagtgtctGAGATTCTTTTTTGCCTTGCTTTGTCGGAAATGTTCTTACATTGTACAGATTATATTATACTGAATTATGCCCGAGTAGCATATCTGAACATTACATTATGCAGAACAAGAATAAAGTGAAATGCAAAATAAGATTTCCGTTTGCTATTTATTCGACACTTTGTACGAAAGGAAAGTAACGGGAAGGACTCACGTCTCAGCTGTTCGTTGTAAGAGGGCACAACCACCGTCAGTTCCCGAGAGTGTGGGGTCTGCAGGAAGGGAAATTCTTCCCTTTTGCCTTCTTCGGTAAGGAAATATTTCTCCTTTTCGTGGCGTCTGAATCCGACCATTTTGGAGGCACTGAGATGTGCTGTAAGCAAGATCTGCAGAAAAGACCGGAGTCAAAAACACAAAACTGCGACGTCAAACAAGTAGTCGACAGTACACCGGTATTTCAATTACACTGTGTCAAACGAAAATGACAAGTGACATttctgcattcataaaacagtGGCCCCAGTGCGGGTGATCCAGGAAAATCTGTTCATCCTTTAATAACAAGCACACCATTTGGCCAGCAAAGTTAACAGAATAAAACCACTCACCAACAAAAAACTGATCACTACCAAGGCACCCAGTAACTGAAGTAAATCAAATAACCCAAAATCCATTCTCCATTCCCAGTGCAGCGAACCAGTTTAGCAGGGAATcgcactgtgctggactggtGGAATGAATATGCAAGCTGGGTAACCGATAACACCAGCTGCTGTACTTGACTTTCACAGTTaacaaaatatatatgtgtatatacagtatcaGGATGCAGACATGGTGGTAAAACAGACCGCCCCGTCCAGATCACAGAAAGAAAGCCATGCGGAAGCCGAGCATTGGGACTCAGATGCACCACATCATCACAGCGGTCCAAGAGCCCGCCCCTCGTCCGGATCCGACGCGGGAACTGAACAGCGGCCCCTGCTGGCCGGGAGTCAAAGTCAGGATGGAAGGCAGATGGAAGagaaaataacgcattttaaaaataacttaAGCATTTTCATTGCGCGATTTAACATTTGTTTTGTAACTTATAAAATACAGTGAATTACATTTATGTATAACATAAAAATGTATCGAATCTGCGTCTCCTGAGGGGTGTTTTGATATTTGGTTTCGTGAGTTTCGCCAAATTTAGAACACATTTTAAAACTACTAAAACGGTTAATTTAACGAACATCGATAAAAAATTAACTATATACATAATACAATTTTAAGGTACCGCACCATATAACCATTTACACTTATAGTCCTATTTAATGTTATATTGCTCTTGATAATTATGTGAACATTGTTTATGCCTTTTATGTAAATGCTAATAATCGCTCATTAGATGTAATAatctgtatattttatttttcattgagaatgTGATTTATTCAAATACGACGAATCTGCCGTGAGTTTCACGTGTTTTCACCAGTTCCACCACAACATCATGGCGGCTGGATTCAAGTGAGTGAAATTAACGCTACTGGGGTTTACGGCTGGAAATAAGCTCACGGCTGATAAGCCGGACTTTTTAACAATGTGATGtcgttgttttagttttgtcatTTGTTATAAATGCACATTTCGTGTAATGTACTGTTTCTAACTCGTTTTCTCTGTAGGTAAAGCTTGACAGAATTACCAAGAAACTTGTATAAAtagtaaataaagcattttaccGTATTTTCCCCCACCTCAGAACTGCAGAGCCTTTGGAGTATCACAGAAGTTTTCTGGTAGGTGGTAGATAGATTGTAAATGCAATTACTGTCTTTTATCTATTTGCCAGTATGTCAGGCAAAGCCATGTAAAGATAACGTAATATTAGACGTATAACAGACTATGGGGATGCCCAGCAAACAAATGAAGATACTTCCTTCCCTTTAGAAAGAAAACTGTCGACCAGATGGGAGGGAACTGGGTGAATTCAGAACCACTACACTGAATATTGGTGAGTTTTGCTAAATTGAGGATTTTAATCCTTAAACAGCATAATTGCACGAGCTGGTTAATAGGCAAACATTTCGCCCTTTTCTCAAACGACAGTGTAATCTGTACACGGGAAATATTGCTAGAGagttatttttaaaagtctCTGAATTAAATTTTTGCACCTTGCTGTCCAAGGTTCAATATCCACCGCGAACGGATCGGCTTTGGTGAAGATCGGGAACACAACTGTCATTTGTGGGATCAAAGGGGTACGCTCCGCAGAATTCCTGCTGGGAATGATCCCATTTACAGTGCCGCACAGCATCTCCATGCCATCTTTTCTGCATTTATAGGAGCTGACGTCTCCACCGAGTGATGCTTCAAATAAGGGTTATATTGGTGAGTCATCGCCCTTAACTCAGGTTGTTAAAAACTGAGAAGTATTTTTTGGACTCATTGACTTACTGTAACTCTGGGGTGTCGCAGTGCCCAATGTGGACCTGCCCCCACTGTGCTCCTCGAGGTTCCGCCCCGGTCCACCGAGCGAACAGGCGCAGGTAGCTAGCCAATTCATCGCAGATGTCGTCGACAGGTACCCAACCGCCTCTCCTCTGAACGGCTCTGTCCCTGACCTTGTACATCATGATTGCACTGTAGTTTACATTGAAAAGCTGGGCCTGTTAAAATGAACCGTTGTTCACGCTTGTTGGAATACATTGATATCCATGGTGCCAGATTACTCTTTGTTTCTTGTAGCTCCAACGTGATACAAAAAGAGGATCTTTGCATTGAAAAAGGGAAGGTGAGTCTCTTCTCTGTCATGACTTTCTGGCAGATATGGGAATACAGCAGGTTGATGACTTCTCTCTACTTTGTAGCTCAGCTGGGTGTTATATTGTGACATTATATGTCTGGACTATGATGGGAATCTACTTGACACCTGTGTCATAGCTCTGCTGGCAGCTCTGAAGAACGGTGAGCTCTGAAAACATTGTGGATGTTTGTCTGGGGTATAGCTGTTGAACTCCAGTTGGATCATATCAATGGTACAAAATCCCTCAGTGGGCAGTAATTAAACAATTTCTTCCAGGATAGAACTATTCTGATCTTAATGCCTGAGAGGCTATGGCaactttttgtattttttttttaaccattttttccccctcacaGCGAGGCTTCCAGAAGTTACGATTAATAAGGAGACAGGCCTGGCTGAAGTGAACACAGACAAGCTCCACCACGTCAATGTGTCTAAACACCCAGTTGGTTcatcattttctgtttttgacAAGTAAGTCTGGTTGGTGTGATGGGAAGGTGTCACGCTTTGGGTTTCGTGGCAATTTCAGCAACCTGTTAAAGACATTTAGGTCTAGTGTAAAATCTTATTTACCGAGTGCACCTTTACTGTACCTTTCAGTATTTGACTGCAGTGTAAAATGGAAGTGGTTACATTTGTCCAAAGTTTGGTGGTTCAGCAGGCTAACCCCTGAGCTTTTCCTTAAAGGATCTTCCTTTAAATTGTGCTTATGGTTGAACTTGTAACGTAACACGTTTCCATTGTGCAAAAGCACCATCGTTATCGTTGACCCGACCGCGGAAGAAGAGATCCTGTCGACAGCGATGATGACTGTGGTTACTGATGAAGATGACAGGCTGTGTATGCTGCATAAACCAGGTGACTCCCTCTGTACCCTCAGATGTCGTCAAAGGTTTCAAATCACTGACTTTTTCTCCCCAAAAAGTCTGCTGTCCACCTGGCTGGTCGTAATCTTGACCACAAACCTTCTGGCTCAGGTGGAAGCACTTTATCTGGAGAGAAGCTGCAGGACTGCATCAGCCGTGCCGTCACGCGACACCGTGAGGTCAGCAAGCTGATCGAGAAAGTCATGCACAGCATCGAGCCGGATAAGTGAAGACAGACATGCGGCATTTGCTCTTTTCTCTAAAAGTTGTATTTTCCACTGTCAATATATATTCTTTTTTTATCGCAATAAAACTACTGACAAATAACTCTTACAAAAATCTGTATCTGGGTCCGGAAACATCAAATGCACGCGATTCCATACGAATATACACATTCTCCATGGATAAAAGGTGAAGGTTTTAAAACGGGTCAACTGGAAGTTACATGTCAAAAATGGTGATGTTTAGGGCTCCTTGGGCCTGATTCCGGAGATTGCTTCTGTTCCTGGTTCCTGAATAGCTCTGACTGATCTGCCCAATACCCCGCCCTGCTCTTAACAGGTATAGATTTCATTATTGCATGGCCTGAGCAGAGCAGAAAATCTGTTTAACATTAGATTTCCATCTCAGCCATTCAGGATTAatcaaaaacacagtaacatacCTTTAGCGTGTTTAGCTTTTTCATTAAGTACCTAATGAGACAGCGTGTTGGCGGCTCAGGAAAAGGGATAGAGGGTCTCCGGAAGCAGGTCAGGGAAGATCTTCTGGAGCTTATGATAAGCCCAGATTTCTTGGGGCTAAAAGGGGAGCCTTGTCTCAAGGATAATCGAAGCCCTGCGATGGCAGAATCTGCAAGGCCGCTGAAGTGTTTAACCCGAAAAAAGCTGGTATGTTCCAGTAGAAGCAGACATGAGTGCGGGGAACAGTCTGATGGAAATGAGAGTTCGCCAGTGTTCCAGTGATGATGCCGGTTGCCATGGTCACGATTTGGGCAGTGACTGCGGCGTGCTGCGCTTCCTCTTACTTCTTGGGTGGCTGGCGGAATGTGGCCGCGCCCCCGCCGCCAAAGCcgtttgctgctgctgctgctgctgcgttTGGTGCTGCAAGAATCGCAACTGTGTGGTACAAGgggtagggggagggggggggagagaggtgGTTAGTCCATCTAATGTGGTACCTTTGGGTTTCCCGACGTGACCTGGCTGAGTGTGAGGGCGTaaatgcctgggggggggtggttagtaAAAGCTGGAATGATATACAGAACggacgggtgggggggggggggggggggagactgcCACAAAaagaaggtaaaaaaaaaacagcagttaTATGGTGCTTGGAGATGCACACAGACCCAAGACAACGAAGAAGATGACAAACGGGCAGCACCAGATGCAGAGGAACCTGCACACAGCCTTGTTGTCTTATCGCTTCGGTCGCCCATGACCACTGCACACGTCCGGAAATCTAACTTATCTCCCGGACGAGCTACTACTCCCCGGCCATGCCAACAGACCCCCAGCTCAGGAGCCTGACGCTCTCCGGACCTGCCACTCGGGCAGCAGGAAAGCTGGGGAGAATTCAGCAAGTCGGCCAATGAACTGAATGCACCGTAAGAGTGGGCGGAGTTCCGGAGTGTTACGCAGGCGGCGGAGCAAAGAGGAGAGAAGGTTTGGTTCACTGGCTGCACAAGGGGAGGAGAAAAATTCTTcaaaattcaaatttttttATGCATCAATTTTCCATCTATTATAATACTTCTCAGCACTGATGTGGGGACTGAGTACAACCACAGCTCAGCGCTGACAGAATtaactgaaaaagaaaaaaagagaaacctTCACTGTGACCAGAAGGGGGCGACAGTCCCTTAAGGTGCCACTATTAAGGtgctgtctccatccacatgcAGTGAAGAAGAAGGAACGCCCAAACAAGAGTCGTTAGTATGTCACTATGGAGGCACGACAAAGCCGACTGAATggtggttaaaaaaaacaacgaAAAAGGATAAAGGAGAAAGCCAAGGGGGGGGGTCAATGGTGACGGTCAGATAGTGCTGCAGACCACAGGCAGAACCGCCGGTCAGACAGAAGCGGTCCGGGTCAGGCGTCCCATCGAGCAGACGGGACTGTACACGTTTCGGAGAGCGTCGGCCTCCCgacatgaataataataatgaacaaacaaacaTCAACCACAAACTAAATGCTattgagaataaaaaaaaaaatgtaaacaccaaacTGAAAAGTTTAACTATatcaagctctgtgttttttttttttttttgtggtgcatgactagatatatatataaaaaaaaaaagtaaattaaGCCATTTTCTGTTTTGGACACAGGACTGCTGGGAATGGCTGCATTACTTGTAGCTGCGGCTGGTACTGCTGCTGTAAGGCAGAGGACAGCTGGAGCTTCGGAGATGGCAGACTCGGCCCAGGCCTGTCCGGGCCACAGCCCAGCTGGGACAGCActacggggggagggggagaggacaTGGGAAGGGGGCGGAGCCAGGGGTACGGtggattggggaggggggggattcaGAGGATTCGGAAAAGAAAGGGGGAGGAAACAACAAAAAAGGATAGAGTGTAGCACAAAGGGGGGggtagaggtcagaggtcacctcTTAGTCATTAAGAacgaaaaaaattaaataatgttaCTGTAAAAAGAACATTTTGATCCACAAGTGTGTAGGGACGATCTACGGAACGAGGAGAAACAGGAGGACAGCAAACCCATTAGTGTCACGGCCGTTAGTATCTATGTGTATTAGTGTGGTCGTAAGGGTTTGGGGGCGGAGCAAAGTGGGACTCCAGAGGAGAGGATGATTCGAGTCGAACCAGGAGCCAACGGAGGGGTAACAAGGCCAGTGACTGCAGTGAACTATATTGGGGCTGGGTTGCAGGTGatgtgaccccccaccccaagacgGCATTATGGGGGCCGTGACCAAACCTGACTgatgagacagacagacagggtgtTACACACAGCGATGTGACACGGGCATCCAAGAATGCGTGGGGGCTTGCTTTACacgtctgcgtgtgtctgtctgtgttgggCGGTGTGAGCGCGTACCTGCTGCCTGGGGGGACATGAAACCCCCCAGGTTTATCACTGCTGCTTGGGCTTGACTTCCCAGACTCTGGTCTGGACCTGCTGCTCCCTGATCAACCTGAAGGTGGCGAAAGAGGCATGGCAATTCAATCATCGTTGTTCTGCTTCGGATTTCCACATGTACACGTGTGTCTGAACACCGACAGGGATGCCCCCCCTTTTTGTCCGATTGCTCACCGGCTCCCCCTGCTgttgggggctgggggtggctgACTGACTGCTCTGCTGCTGGGGGGAGAACTGCGAGACCTGCTGCTGGAGGGGGTTGAATATCAGTGGGGTTGCAGGTATCTGGGGAAGGTTTGGGGCAGAGAAAACTCAGTAAGACTCCAAGATGAAAAGCAGCACACAGCTCACAAGTCAGGCTGCGGGGCTCGATATACCTGGAGCAGATTCAAGGGGCGAAGGCCTGGAGAATTACCCAGGCCAAAGGGACTCCCTGGTTTGTAAAGGAGACAGAAACAGCATCCCTGTGCATCAGCCGGCAAGATGAAGTCGTCAAATACATTCATATTCACTTATAATTTCATTGACGTAAACCCCACAATATTTACCGACGACATAGTTCAAGATTTCAAAGCCTCAAATAGACATAACAGAATATCTAATTAATGGTTAAAAGTTTTAATGGAGGTATGGCGGGAACTGGGGGCATACCTCCTTGTGCTGTGGGCTGCATGGTGGGCAtgaggccagcagggggcagaatCCCACCAAGGTTGATCCCTGGGGTGAGTGCACCAGGGTTGCAGCTCAGCATGGGGTTAGAGCCGCTCATCAGGGTCTGCGGGCCGCTATACATGCAGATACGGAGAGACGTGGGAGCATGCGCGCAcagacaacacacacacacacacacacacacacacacacacacacacacacacacacacacacacacacacacaatcagaaTCATTGGCATGAGCGTGCAGGAACTGCTCGGTGGAAAAGAAGCGGCTGGCAAAGCGAACAGAGTCGGCTCTTACCAGACGGATCCCACCACGTTGATGAAGTTGAGCCCAGTGGGGTTGGCCATGACCTGCGAGGAGGAGGTGCCGGTGGTGATGGAAGTGGCCATGGAGGACAGTGGTATCGTCATGACCGGCAGGGCCTGGCTGAGGGCCATCTGCTGCTGCGCGAAGGGGGCCAGCAGGGCAGGCTGGGGGGCCACGGCAATGTCTGGAGGGGTGGGCGTGACTGAGGGCGTGGCCGCCTGTACGTCCGCTGGGTGGGGCGTGGAGCACGGGGTGTTGGTGGGCGTCGGCGTTGACGGCTTGGGGGTCCCTGATCCTGGAGGTGGGAGTACAATGCCTGATATCACAGCTACCAGCTTGACtctatcggggggggggggggggactagtgggaatgttctgagggcagaatgaaagatGATCGGTTCAGAGTGATAACCAatgagattgtagaggaggtgggtccaagcaactagaggaggtggaagatatctgattggttggtcccatctcctctacaatctgatttgctatctctctgaaccaatcatttatcTTTCTATCCTCCATTTTTGTGACAGTAATACTCCCATGAGCTCAGCGGATCTGCTcagtggtgctggggggggggcgtgccttAGTAGCATGCTTACTCTGAGAGGATCCCAGGGGTGACAGCGCCGCGGGCGACACCAAACCCACTTGGCCCAGTTCCAGGGAGTGCTTCCGGGTCAGAGGTTGTGCCTTGGAGGGAGGGGGCGTTGTGCACTTCAGCTGGCTGCTGGACGTCTGGGAGGAGTATGGAGGACCTGCTGTAACAGGAGCACAATGCAGACGTGACACAGGGAAGACCCATGAGCCTCACCCCGATCCCCACTTCAGGGGTGGAACCACGACTGAGCGGCACATCCAGCGCTTACCGGAGGAGCTGCTAGCGGCGACAGACGGCAGCTTGATGGGCGGGGGCCGGTGTTTCAGCGTCTTCCCCAACATGGCAGGCTGAACGAGCAGTGAATAGCCATCGGCCTGCATGAAACCGGACCAGACAGCCGTCACCTGCCGCAAAACCGCCTCCCTCAACCCTAATGCATCAACGAGATCCGGGAACCCTCACCTCCGGCTCCCCCCCAGGGGATGCTTGGCTCCGCCCCCCTCCCGTGCTCTCCGGGTTGTGCGACATCTTCACTTGACACTTGACGTCTCGCTCGTACACCTCTTTGTACTGATTCAGAAACCTGAAGAGCAGTCAATGACACAAGGCCAACTTAACAAGACGCTCCAAGGGACCCTGAAGTAAAATTTGCTCGGAAAAGACTGAACAAAAAAATCCAACCGCAGAACCCCAAGAAAAATCGAAATAAAGTCGGCATTAAAGACTTGCTTGTCCAGTACAAGGTTAAACAACCAGGAGAATATCCCAGGaatcatagggcacaaggcaaataTCAAACATCGCAGCCATTAACAGAATGTAAATCAAACTCCGTAACTCACCTATCAGCATCAATCTTTGATCCCATTAAGAAACTAGACAGACCACATGCAGACAAAGAAACACAATCAGATGGTCCTCGAAACCCTTTTGTAAACACAAACTCTTCTGCCGATACAGGAGCCAAAGAGGAGTTTGAGGCTCACGGTGGATGAATGAGATGCAAGTTGCTCCCCCCGTCTTCTAATTTGGGGTCCTTGGCAGTGTAGATCTCCCCATAAACCTGGGGGTCGCCCACAGACTGGAAGATGGTCACTTTTGTCTTCTGCACCTGGCCGCCCACTTCACACTCGAAAAGATAGTCGTCCTTCATGTCCTTTGGAGGGAGGGAACGATGCAAGTTCAAACCAGGGGTCAAATGTTGTCAGGATTTAACGAATGTGCTTTATCCCGCATATTATTCTATAAGTTACATAAAAACTGTAAACCGTCACCTTGAGAAAATAAATGTCCCATCAGCAGGGAAGCTGAAATAGCCTACAAGTCTTCCAAAGGGTCACAAGCTACTTGTGACAGGAAACACTCCACAAATCTATAGAAATGACTGGTTCATCTCCAGcaaaattcccccccccccccccgtacctcAGCCGGCCAGACAGAGGGCTGAGCGTCTTCCAGCTTGACGGATTTCTCCACCACAGCATACTTCTCCACCTGGATTGAGAACGGTTTGGGTGGAACACAGATGCTCATTTCACATCCATCTGCATATAGCTGCATGTAGTGTTTGGCCACAGAACAAATGAGACCCCCACCCTTGCAGGGTCAGCCTTACACATCAAGTTGGGGGGGCCAAAATCCAATCCCTGCTCAAAGCACACCTACTACACCtggtaattagctgattaagacGTGGTTGAGCAGTGAAGTCTGCAAACTGTGCTGGATGTGGACCCTCGCAGAACGGTAGTGGGGAACACTGTTGTAGGTCAGAACACTGCTGGCCAGAATGGCCGAGGGAAGCTAAGAGGGGTAGGaccgagtggggggggggtttctaacTCACGTCGACTTCAGATGGGGCGGTTAGCTGGCAGCTGTTTCTTCTCCACATATCTACACACTGTAGGGGGAGAAGATAAGTGTCACATTCCTGTTTACCTCATACTTGGCAGAAGCACGAGTGCTGAGGCtgggatatgggggggggggggggggggggggttctgaacATACATTTCCAGCTTTGGAGATCTTGAGGTCTATCGAGGGGGCCGGCTTTCGCTCCTTTCTCTTCTGCAGGTAATCATAGAGACGCAgttgggggggaggagggtagTGGGCCATTTCCTGCTGCCGGTTTAGTGCTGCTCTTGAGTGCCTCTTAaaacacctgggggggggggggggggggaccagaaaATAGGAGTTAGTAAGCTCAGACGCACTCCTATCCCCTCTTAATAAACAATACCTCATTGTTGTAAATCATTcactatatttattgtattgtttAATATACAGCTCTAGAAAAAATCCAGACAATCTCCAGTTTCactaatttctcaatttatggggatgtatctgtataaaatatacatgtttcgcaaactccagcctgaatGTTCCCCCCTTCTCGTTAATAAAGGGCTTCTACCTTGTTTTataggacttcagtcctgcttctaggtgcctgatacacactgtcctagcggtgcacctcacacctgcacttaatgtttcccattccttctgaagctcacttgatgtcatcctctgattcatgagaaactcttAGATAAGCCAgcggtcatctctgccattatgccaacctggctggtttttggctATTCCCAGTGCTCACAAACACTGTGTTTTACAAACACTGAGCCCAGTGTAACCTTCTGCCAGAAGAACCACGATTTATAAAttctaatttttaattttaattaaagtggtctcaattttttcccccccagaGCTGCATATTTTCTTTATTACTGTATGCACTCCTacatttttttatacatttatcaaCCACACTTGCACATTGTCCAAGTCAACCGAATTGTACGCGACATCATCTTGTCTTAACTGTGTCTGCCAGGGGCTGTAATACATACAGTCGATAACAACAGAAGACAGATTCTCTTAATGCGTACCGCTTCCTGGGccggggattcaaacccactggATATGCGCTTTgcttattatcccaaatttcgGCCTTTGAACAAACACCCAACTTAACTTGCTTCAGTGAAATATTCAAGTGTGTAAGTAGGCAAACACCTTAGTacaagaataataatgattccacAAAGGATTTCAACATTGTCAGTGTCACCACTGGCAGAGCTGAGAGTGACATTCCTCAGTTTTTGGTGTAGGTGCTTGTCGTCATCTGAATAGCGACTTCCTTAATATTTCTTTGCAGATGGCAACTAatgataagaacataagaacataagaactatacaaacgagaggaggccattcggcccatcaagctcgcttggggagaactaaactaatagctcagagtcgttaaaatcttatctagctctgatttaaaggaacccaaagattcagcttgcactacattatcaggaaggctattccatactctgactacacgctgtgtaaagaagtgcttccttaaatccagcttgaaatgttctcccgctaatttccacctatggccacgagttcgtgtatttaaactaatgctgaagtagcaTGATGACAGAATGAGGAAGAGAATCTGCCCTCTCACCGCTTCATGGATCGCGTGTTTATCTTCTGCTTATTGTAGAGCAGGCGGTTTGCTGTACAGG
Encoded proteins:
- the exosc8 gene encoding exosome complex component RRP43; the protein is MAAGFKTAEPLEYHRSFLKENCRPDGRELGEFRTTTLNIGSISTANGSALVKIGNTTVICGIKGELTSPPSDASNKGYIVPNVDLPPLCSSRFRPGPPSEQAQVASQFIADVVDSSNVIQKEDLCIEKGKLSWVLYCDIICLDYDGNLLDTCVIALLAALKNARLPEVTINKETGLAEVNTDKLHHVNVSKHPVGSSFSVFDNTIVIVDPTAEEEILSTAMMTVVTDEDDRLCMLHKPGGSTLSGEKLQDCISRAVTRHREVSKLIEKVMHSIEPDK